DNA sequence from the Sediminibacillus dalangtanensis genome:
AGCCACAAAACTGGTTAAGACCACATTGATCACAATTTGGAGGGTGGAACCTTCTGAATAACCGAATCCGTTAGCTACCTGCAACACGACAATTGCTGAAGCAGTACCACTGACGATTCCCGAAATATCTCCGATCACGTCATTGCAAAAACTGGCAAAACGATCTGCATTCCGAACAATCAGCAAGGCTTGCTTGGAACCGCTTACCTTTTCCGAGGCCATTGCGTGGAATGGCGTTTCATCTGCAGCAGTTGCTGCAATCCCCAGCATATCAAAAAATATACCAATCAGCACGATAACCAACACGATTAACATTCCTATAATCCATGCTACACCGTTAAGTACGGAAGATGATATAACTGAAAAAATAGCCGCTAACACGAATGTGATAACGGCAATACTTAAACTAAATCGTAACGACTTTTGTAGTTGTGATTTCATTGTTACCCTCATTAATCGGATTCTAAAGTTATGTATCAGGAATGGTCATTTAAAAGGTAAAAACTGCGGCTTAGGTCCAGTAGGTTTTCCCAGATGGATACCGAATGTTGCCATTCTGGCGGTTCCCCTTTAAATCCACCTTAGCTTTGTCACCAAAAGCTAGACTGGATTACCACTTAGTCCGCACTATAATCCCTTTTAAATGTCCAATGGAACAGTCTAGGAGATTTCCTCGACAGTCTTTAGCCGTTCCCTAGCCTCTTTTGCAGCACTGATTTCAAATGGCAAAATAACATAATAAAAGTGGCCGCTTCTATTACGCCGATAGCCATTATCCCCTCAGGACCACTCAAGGCAGGCTACGCTGCGAATAGAGATTCCCTTTCCCTATTGCGCAGGTTCATACCCCATTCCATAGCAGCTGCTAGGCTTAGCCGCCGCTACAGAGATGGGCCTCCGCGGAAGCAGGGTCCTCGCCCACATGCCTTTGTGGATCGCCCTGCTACCTTAACTCCCAGCACTGACCCAAGGCTGGGCGCCTCAAGCCAGCACAAGGAACTTCATCGATGTGCCCTTTGGCGGATTTTTAGGCCCGCCTTCAGGAACGGAGGACCGACTAGAATACTGCACCATTCCCATTTGATTATATTTTATCATAAATCAAAAAAAATCTCAATTTAAGAAAAAGCGGGCATAGAGTAACTACCACTAAAGTAAGGAAACCAATCAGGTCATTCAACGATCGCGGTTGCCGAAGTACTCGGTAATGTCGACTAGTACCGAGCTTTCTACACCTGCTTCCTTCAAAGTTTGCTTCGCTTTTTGAATATACATTTCTTTTTGCTGTATCGCACCATCCAGCCCGAGAAGCTTTGGATAGGTGCTTTTCAAGTTGGTTTCATCGCTGCCTACAGGCTTGCCGATCAACTCGGGGTCACCCTGAACATCGAGAATGTCATCCTGCACTTGAAAAATCAATCCGAGGTAGTAGGCATACTCTTGAAGGGAGGCAATTTGACCAGTAGTAGCCCCGCCGATCATTGCACCGGCAGTCACTGCAAATCGGAGTAGCCTTCCTGTTTTCAACGTATGGATTTGTTCCAGTTGTTCCAAGTCTGCTTTTTTGTCTTCAGCCTGCATATCGAGAACTTGTCCAGCAACCATACCTTTCGGCCCGGCTGCATCAGCTAACTGTCTGATTAATTCCACTTTCTTCGTCTCAGAAACGGCCAATTCCGAAGCGATAATTTCGAAGCTGTATGTTAAAAGTCCATCGCCAGCAAGGATGGCAGTAGCTTCATCAAACTGTATATGATTGGTCGGTTTTCCCCGTCGTATATTATCATTATCCATCGCAGGCAGATCATCGTGAATAAGTGAATAGGTATGAATCATCTCCAGGGCCGCAGCTGCAGGTATGACAGTTTTTATGACTCCGCCATAGGACTCGCAGCTCGCAGCCATTAAAATCGGGCGTAATCTTTTCCCGCCTGCTTCGGCTGAATATTTCATCGCCGCTTTAAGCCGTTCCGGTGCCTCCAGCTTTTTTATATAACCAACGATTGCTTCATCCATCTGGAGTTGTTTTTCCTTCAAATATTTTTCTAGACTTTCGGTCACCCTATTCGTCCTCCTGAATAGAGAAAGGAACAGTTTCGCCCTGTTCATTAACAATTTTCTCCATTTGTTCTTCTACATTCGACAGCTTATCGCTACATAGCTTGGAAAGCTTCATCCCTTCCTGATAATAATTGATCGCCTTTTCCAACGGGACTTCCCCTTCTTCAAGCTTCTCCACAATTTCCTCCAGCTGTTTCATTGCTTCTTCAAAGCTGATTTCTTGGTCACTCATTGTTTCTCCTCCTCGATTCCCCATACCTGGCAGTCCAACGAGCCATCAAAAAGTTTAACCGTCACTTGTTCTCCCGGTTGAACTTTTTTGGTAGAGGATAATACTTCACCGTTTTGCTGATAAGTGATGGAATAACCACGCTTCATCGTATTTAATGGGTTCAATAGAGATAATTTGTCCAGATTTTTTTGGAATCGGTTTTGCCTTGCTTGTACTTCTTTGGCAAAAGCTCGATCAAGCCGTAGACGCAGCTGGTTAAGCTCACGGCCCATCAGCTGTGTCTGTGTTTTCGGATGCTTTAGCATTAGCCGTTTATGAAGAGCCCGAAGGCTGTCTTGCTTGCTATTGTGTCTGGCAGACAATCCTCTGCCAAGACGCTCCACGAATTTATCGAGCTCCTGTTCTTTTTGCCGTAATAATTGAGCAGGATAACGAAAGGCGTATGCTCTTTGCAACTGGCCTAGTCGTTCTTTAGCACTGGCTAATCTGCTTTTTAGCGCTCGATCCATTGAACGATCGAGGGCAATAATTCGCTCTTTGATTTCCGCTTGTGAAGGAACTGCCAGCTCTGCAGCAGCTGTCGGAGTAGCCGCCCGCATGTCAGCAACCATATCACTGATCGTAAAGTCGGTTTCATGCCCTATGGCAGATATTACGGGTACAGTAGAAGCGTGTATGGCCCTGGCAACAATTTCTTCATTAAAGCTCCACAACTCTTCTATCGAGCCGCCGCCGCGACCAACAATCAGAACATCAAAGTCTCCCATTCGGCTGGCTGTTTCGATGGCCTTTACGATGGAGGCAGCAGACTGACTTCCTTGCACAAGCACCGGAAACAGTACAGACTTTGCGATTGGATAGCGTCTCGATAAGGTAGTCATAATATCGCGAACGGCAGCACCTGTCGGAGAAGTGATCACTCCGATTTTTTTCGGATAAACAGGAATGGATTGTTTAACGGAATGATCAAACAGCCCTTCTTTGCTCAACTTTTCTTTTAATTGTTCGAAGGCAAGATAAAGGGCGCCGATTCCGTCAGGCTCCATCTGGGAGATATACAACTGGTACTGGCCTTGCGGCTCGTAAACGCTCAACTCCCCTTTTACCAGGACATTCATGCCATTTTCCGGTTTAAATTTCAAGGACCGGTTATTTCCAGCGAACATCACTGCCTGGATTCTGGAATGGTCATCTTTTAAGGTTAGGTACATATGCCCTCTGCTATGATGCTTAAAGTTGGAAATCTCGGCTTTCAACCAAACATCCTTTAAGTGCCTGTCCATTTCAAATTTCCGTTTTATATATTTTGTCAATGCGGTTACTGTTAAATATCTATCATTCATCGCTGGACACCTGCATATCTGGATTTTCTTCCATCATCTAGAAAGCTGATGATGCCTTTTTGCCGACTTAATCGTATTATGTAATAACATCGTAATCGTCATCGGACCGACCCCTCTAGGGACTGGTGTTATATAGGACGCTTTTTCCGATGCTGCTTCAAAGTCCACGTCTCCCGTCAATTTGCCGTTTTCCATCCGGTTAACTCCGACATCAATGACTACTGCTCCAGGCTTAATATCTTCAGCCGTGATGAAATGTTGTTTCCCAACTGCCACTATCAGTATATCTGCCTCTTTGGTGTACTTTTTCATGTCCTTTGTCCGCGAATGGCAATACGTCACCGTAGCATGTTCATTCAACAGCAATTGCCCGACCGGTTTTCCTACAATATTACTCCGCCCGACTACGACAGCATGTTTTCCTGCAATTTCAATGTTTTTTGATTTTAACATGGTCAAAATACCGAAAGGAGTGCATGGATAGAACGTATCTTCTCCGGTAAGCATCCGCCCGATGTTAATTGGGTGGAAACCATCCACATCTTTTTCCGGACTGATCGCTTCGATTACTGCTTGTTCCTCGATATGACCCGGAAGAGGCAGTTGGACAAGAATACCGTGAATATTTTCATCTGTGTTTAAATCGTCTATCAGATTGAGCAATTCCTGCTGAGAAGTGGTTTCCGGTAATTTAATGAGATTGGAATCAACTCCGACCTCGTCGGATGCCTTTTGTTTTCCTTTCACGTAGGACTGGGAGGCCGGATCATCTCCTATCAGGACGACTGTCAAACCTGGTATGATCCCTTTTTCCGCAAGTTTCTTTACCTCTTCTTTCATTTCCAGTCGCAGATCGGCTGCTAACTCTTTTCCATAAATAATTTCGGCTCCCATATTACTTTCCCCCTATTTTAACATCTTAGATAGAACACCATTGATGAATCTTCCCGATTTCTCGTCTCCATAACTGTTGGCCAGTTCTATCGCTTCATTTATCGCCACGCTGCTTGGCACATCCTCTTTATAGGACAATTCATAAGCAGCGATTCTCAATAAGGTTCTTTCTACAGAAGCAAGTCTGTTGAACGTCCAGTTTTCGAGGTTTTCATCGATTTTCTCATCGATTTCTTGTTTGTGTTCGATTACACCATATACAAGGTCTGTTAAGAAAGCATCATCCGCCGGACCATCCATCACATGCTCGATTGCCTCTTTCGGGGGGATGTCATTGACATCCATCTGAAAAAGAATCTGGAAAGATTTTTCACGTGCTGTTCGTCTTTTCATCGTTTCATTCTCCTTTAGATACCTGTTCAAAAAGACTGGCTCGTCCTGATTCTTTTTGAACAGCTGTTCAAGCAATACCTGTTTCAAATGATAACATGTTACAGGATACAAAGCCATTTCCAGATAATTTTCACAGAAATCATCGAAAAATACAAGCATGCTTTCCTATTCGTCAGGCTAATTAAAAACAAGACCAGGAAGCACCTGTCGCTCCTTGGCCTTGTTTTACTAGTTAGATTGTTTCTTCTTCTGTTTCATCACGATCGATTTGGACACCGACGATGTGAATATTTATCTCATCAATTTCAAGTGCAGTCATATTCCTCAATGCCTGGCGTATATTGGTCTGGATCTTTTGTGCCACTTCCGGAATCCTCGAACCATAGTCAAGCACGACAAATACATCGATCAGGACACCTTTATCAGTGAGTTCGACTTTAATCCCTTTTCCGTGCGACTTTTTTCCGAACCGTTCTGCTACCCCGGATGCGAAGTTACCGCGCATGGCATAAACACCCTGTATCTCGGTAGTGGCGATGCCGGCAATAACCTCGATTACTTCCGGAGCGATTTCCACTTTACCCAGATCAGAGCCTTCACTAACATTCAATAAAGAGTTTTCGTCCATTCCGTTCACTCCTTTTTTATGCTATTCATCTTCCATTATAGTATATTTCTCCAGAAACTTCGTATTAAAATCTCCATCAATAAATTGTGGATGTTCCATCATTCTAATATGGAAGGGAATAGTTGTATGAACGCCCTCAATAACAAATTCGTCCAGCGCTCGTCTCATTCTGTTGATTGCTTCCTGCCTGTCTGCTCCGTGAACGATTAACTTAGCAATCATGGAATCATAATAGGGAGGAATGCTATAGCCCGGGTATGCACCGGAATCGACTCTGACGCCCAGACCTCCTGGAGCAAGATACATATCGATTTTTCCTGGTGAAGGCATGAATTGTTTAAACGGATTTTCAGCATTGATTCTGCATTCAATCGACCAGCCTTCAAACTCGATATCTTCCTGTACGAACGACAAGGGCTGATCGTTGGCAATATTGATTTGTTCCTTGATCAAATCGATTCCGCTTACCATTTCGGTTACCGGATGCTCTACTTGAATACGGGTATTCATTTCCATAAAATAAAACGTTTCTTCTTTCTTATCAAAGATAAACTCGATCGTCCCAGCTCCTGAATAATCAACTGCTAATGCTGCCTTGACTGCCGCGTCGCCCATTTTTTTCCTGATCTCTGGTGTAATCGCCGGTGATGGCGATTCTTCGATCAGCTTTTGCAGACGACGCTGAACGGTACAATCCCGCTCGCCGACATGTACAGCATTGCCATGATTATCGGCCAACACTTGAATTTCCACATGGCGGAAATCTTCAATGTATTTTTCCAAATAAACACCAGGGTTGCCAAAAGCCGTTTCAGCTTCCTTCTGGGTTACTCGGATACCTTTAACCAATTCTTCTTCTGTCTTCGCTACGCGAATTCCTTTTCCGCCACCTCCGGCAGTAGCTTTAATGATTACCGGATAGCCTATTTCTTTGGCTACACGCCGCCCTTCATCCTCATCGGCAATGATCCCTTCTGAACCGGGAACAATCGGAACCCCGGCAGCTTTCATCGTCTCTCGTGCCACATCTTTTGTACCCATTTTTTGAATAGCATAAGCACTCGGTCCGATGAACGTTATATTGCATGCCTTGCAAATTTCAGCGAAATCGGCATTCTCTGACAAAAAACCATAGCCCGGATGAATAGCATCCACTTCGGTTAAAGTGGCTGCACTCATGATATTTGTGAAATTTAAATAGCTGTCCTTGCTTAGTATTGGACCGATACAGTAAGCCTCGTCTGCTAGCTGTACATGTAGGGACTCTTTATCACCTTCTGAATAAACTGCTACTGTTTCAATCCCCAGTTCTTTACATGCACGAATGACCCGAACAGCAATTTCACCTCTGTTTGCAATCAATATTTTCTTAATCACATTGTCATCCCCTTACTATGCCTTGACTCTGAATAATGGTTGTCCATACTCGACGAGTTCTCCGTCTTCAACAAGAATCTCGACAATTTCACCGGATACATCCGCTTCAATTTCGTTGAAAAGTTTCATCGCTTCAACGATACAGACGACCGTATCTTTGTTTACTTTATCGCCTTTTTTTACATATGCATCGCTCTCTGGTTCTGGCGAACTATAAAATGTTCCAACCATAGGCGAAACGATTTCGTGATCGAATGCTCCGGCATCTTGTTCTTTCGATTCGTTTTTTGCAGGTTCTTCTTTAACCTGCTCCTGAGGTTGGACAGGAGCCGCTGCAGGTGCAGGAGCCGCTGTTTCCTGACGGACAGCAGGTTCGCTTACGATGGTTTTTTCCTGGATTACTTCTCCAGCCTGTTTTTTCATGGAAACCTTCGTTCCATTTGATTCATAGTCGAATTCATCAATGGAAGATTCATCGATCAATTTAATTAATTCTCTAATTTCCTGTACATTTAACATAAAGTGGGACACCCCTTTTATCACAATTTAACAACAGGTACTAATAACTCCTCTTAACATTTTACGAAAACAAAATGAAAACTTCAACTCTAACGTAGGAAATAAGAGCAGACTTATCCATTATATCCTGTTGTTCAAACAATGTCTTCTTTCTCGCAATAAAGCGTCTACATTAAGTACATAGGACAAAAGCGCAAGCGCCTGTTTAAAGGAGTACAGGCTAGAGCCGCCACTTCCTGTGGCAACGCCTGCATGGCCCACATCGTGTGGGCCCCCGACAAGCTAAGAACAGCCTTGGCGTGGCGCTTTTTGCCACACAGAGGGTGGGCTTAAGACCTCGAGGGGGTAGGCGCTGGAGCTGAACGTGGCTGTTTCAGCCAATAATGATCCACAGACAGTTAAATTTATCATTTCCTATACAATAAATAAAAACCGACTTCCCCAGGGAGTGTTGCCGGGAAAGTCGGTTTATATGGGAAATTTTTAACTTGTCCGGTTTTAGCTCGCCGGTTGGAACTTCACTTCGATTGTCACTTCACCAAACTCGTCTTTTACCATTTGAATGATATTATTCGCTTCCGTTTTAGACAATTCTTCTGCTTTGACGGTTACAACCACTTCATTATCTTCTGATCGAACGAGCACATCTTCATACTGATTTTCCGCCATAATTGTTTCTTCGATGATTGATTCTTTTTTTGCCGCTTCCTCTAGTTGCTGCATCTCTTCATAGGCGGCATTGATTTCTTCCGTAGAAGCGGTACTTGAGGCGACCGTTTCTTCTAATTCTTCTTTCTTGGCACTTCGATCATCCTGGATTTGCATTCTTATGGAAGTGAACAGTTCATCGGTCGAAGACTCGGAGATGACGGAGTCTCCTTCCTCTAATAATTCTTCACCCTCCCCTTCCACCATTTGGGTTCCTTCCCCTGATGTTTCCTGATCCGCATTATTTAAAAAGGCCAGTTCCTCACTATTTGGAGAACTCATATAATATACACTCAACACAATCATTAAACTTAACATTGTCAATAACCAAACAGTTTGCTTTTTCAGCATGTCAATTCCTCCTTATTATTTTTTAGGCATGACCGAAATCCGGTGGGTCGGGACATCCAAAACCCTGGATACTGCTTCGACTACCCATTGCTTAACCTGCATATGGTCCACTCCTTTGGCTACTACAAGGACCCCCCTTACATCTGGCTTTTTTGTATGGACAAGAAGCGGAACTTCTTTATCACCTTGTCTGACAAGTACGACTTCCTGCTCCCTTGTTGAATCTTCAAGGGTACGCTCTCCACCGTTTTGATCGGTTTCGTCTGTGGTCTGCGTTCCGATGATCAAGTTTTTTTCGTAAACCTTTTGCTTTGTGGAATCTAAGTTCACCATTGCTTCCACGTCGGAAACGCCTTGGATTTTTTCTAATAATGCTGTTAGTTCACTTTCATAATTTCCTTCCAAGTCCGCTATCTCTTCATCCTTCTCAGCGACGGTTTCTTCTTTTTTATTGAGGAAAGTCTCCTGGTCATTGGTATTGCTGTCAGGAGTGACAGATAGCATGTTATCCTCGCTGTTTTTTTCTGGTGAGAATATTCCGCTGACCAAGATCAACAGCAGACCAACAAGCCCGACAATCAGTAGATATGCAAGCTTTGTGGGCTTATTGTCCTCATCCTGCTTTAGCTTAACGTGGGATAACAGTTTTTTTAGTGGGTTATTCACTCTATCCCTCCTCCCAGTCAATGGTTATCGTTTGATCTTCCAATCCCCATGCATCAAACAAAAAGGACTTGATTGGTTTTGAGTCAGGCATGTCCTCCTTTACTGGCTCTTCGCCGATATCTATCACGACCTCTTCCACACTACCCTCTGAATCGACGTTCGTTTGATGTTTTCTTAAGAGAACGTGGATTCCTGTTAACGTTTCGAAGGAAAGGTCTTCCCCTTCTTCAAACTGAAAGGAGATATCAGCAATTTCCACATCATGCTTTTCTTCCAACCCCTCTTCCACTTCATTTTTCATTTGGACAGCCATTTCTTCTAAAATATATGCACGTTGAGAGGCTTGTATTTCTTTTTTCTTTAATTCGATTGAATTTTTCATTTCTTCTTCCTCGGTTTCCATATCAAACCCCGCTGAAGCTTGGGACATCATTGTGTCGATATCCATTTGAAAAAGCCGGAACAAAGGTTGTAAAAAGATCAATATCAACACTAGTCCGACTACTACCTTGATGTATTTTTTCATAGAGGAGTCCGGCATAAGGAGATCGATAACCATCGCCAACAGCAAAAACAAAATAATTTGGGTAACCCACTCCGTCAGTAAGTTCATGCTAACCCCTCCCTGTTCATCGCAACATCACCGTTAAATTGCTGGATGCAACCAGGATCACGATAGCCAGGAAGAACATAAAGGTGACAATCAACAGGGCAGCAAAAATATAAATAATATATTTGCTAATGCTGTCCATACACTCAATCACAGGGCCATCTCCAATAGGTTGAAGGAGAGCGGAAGCGAGTTTATAAATGAGGGCAATCACAAAGATTTTCACAGCAGGAAACAGAGCGATACCAAGTACAAGAATGACACCGACCAATCCGATAGCATTTTTCAACAAAAGAGAAGCACTCAATACGGTATCTGCTGCATCTGTAAACATCCGTCCGACCACAGGAATAAAATTTCCGGTGACAAACTTGGCGGTTTTTAAAGCAATCCCATCCTGAACTGCAGTCGCTGCTCCCTGGACAGAGATAACTCCCAAAAAGGCCGTGAGGAACACCCCCAGCAGTCCTATCCCGATATTTTTCAACAGATCAGCAAGCTGTGTTGCTTTATAATGTTCATTCAACGTACTGACAATGGATAATAATGCTGACAAAAAGAATAGTGGCAGGACGACGACGGAAATCAACAAGACACTAACATGAATAAGAAATACGACTGCCGGGTGAAAAAAAGAAACAGCAGCCATGCTGCCTAAAGAGGCCATCAAACCCAACAACAATGGGAGCAGCGCTACCATAAATCCGCTCATCAGTTCTATTGACTCCTTAGCATAAGAAGCAGCTGAATGGAAACTGTTCAATGCCAGAACAATTAGCACTAAATAAACAATGGCATACGCTATTTTGCTGATATTATTATTTTCAAAAGAGGACTGTAATGTTTGCAAAATCACACAAAATAACGTCAGCAAGATCAACATGCCAAGCAACTTGCCGTTGATGATCACTTCGTGGAACAAGTATTGAAGAATGCCTTTGGCCCAATCTTTGATCGAAAGGGATTCCTGATTTTTGATAAATTCCATAAAGGTGGATTTTTTCAATCCTGGCAGATAACCACTGTATTCATCGACTACATGGTTCCAGTAACCCTTTATTTCATCAAACGATATGGAGTCGACAGTTTGTTCATTTAATTGTTCAAACTGGTTGGGTTCCTCGGCAGCAGCCAAGCCATGGGAAGGAAGGAGAATCATTGTTGCTATCGCTACGGCTAATAATGTGAGGAATTTTGTGAATGAGTGCATCTTCTTCTTTCCTCCCCTCAATTTAAACCGGCAAAAATCCGAGAATTGTTTCTATCACAGCAGTCAAAATCGGAACTGCCAGCACCAAAATAAACACTTTTCCTGCCAGTTCTATTTTTGCCGCAATGGCTCCCAGTCCCGCATCACGAGTCAAATGAGCGCCAAAATCCGCGATATAAGCAATACCGATTATTTTTAAAATCGTTTCTATATAGATTCCGTTTATATTCGCTTTTTGTCCGAGAGTGTTGATCAGCGAAAAAATTTCTGCTATATACTGGATGACTGCGAGAAAAATAACAATACCTGTTATAAGAATCAGCAGGAAGGCCATCGACGACTGCTGGTCTTTCAAAAGGATGTACAGTAAACTTGCCACGATCCCCAAACTAACAATGTGAAAGATTTCCATGGCTACCCCTGGAAAAGGAATACAGATTTGATTTGATTAAATAAGTCAGCAATTTCTTCAATGACAATAATCATCACGATGATAAATCCGACTACCGTGGCGAAATGAGCAATATCTTCTTTTCCCATTTGCTTTAGAATTGTATGAATCATGGCAACAATGATTCCGATACCTGCTATTTGAAATAGAACGGCGGCCTCACCTAGCATGTTATGTTTGCTCCTTTCTAGTCTATATCAAGAGTAGAACGACTAATAATCCAGTCAAAAATCCAAGACTTTTGACCATTTTGCTATACTTTAGCTGCTGATTCTGCGCTTCCTCCAGTTCTCTGTCCAAGTGGGTCAACGCTAATTGAATGTGTTTTTGCTGTTGGGAAAAATCATGCTGTCCCAAAGTCCTACCAAATTGTTTCAAGACCTCCTTCTCGCTGTCTTTCAAAGCGGCATGCGGCCAAAAACGATCAAGATTGTACTTCCATATTTGATACAGATCAGTTGTATTGCCCTGTAAGTCCTTATTCACGGATTGAAAAAACAGCGATACCGGCTTAGGTAGTTGTTTTGCCAGAGTTGCACACGCTTCTGCCAACGGGGCCTGACTGTATAAAATCTCAGCCTCTAATATTTGCAACGCACTTTTCAACTGACGGATCTGCACTGGTCGATCACTCAATTTTCTTGAAAATTCAAAACCTGCCCACGTAGTTGCGCAAAGCAGCAGAATCGCTCCTATCCACTTCATTTTGTCTGCACCTCTGTTTCCTCTCGATACGCTCTCCGTTTCCATTTAAAATCCATTTCACTGCCCCCGGAGCCACTTTTTTCTCTAACACCACATACCTTTGAAAGGCATTACTGTCAAAAAGCGGCAGTAGGGAAGGCCGTTTTTTCAATTCATGCAGATAATCACCATGAATGGAACAAATCACTTTCACGCCTGCATAAATTGCTTCCATCAAGGCTTGTACATCCTTTTCGCTGCCAATTTCATCAACGAGCAAAACCTCTGGTGACATGGAGCGAATCATCATCATCATTCCGTCTGCCTTCGGACAAGCGTCCATGATATCGGTGCGAGGGCCTAGATCATGCTGTGGTATCCCGTCTACACTGCCCCCAATTTCGGAACGCTCATCGATGACCGCTGCCTTTCTGCCTGCTGCTTGTCCCCATCCTGAAGATACCAACCTTACCAAATCTCTTAGCATCGTCGTTTTCCCGGTCTGTGGTGGCCCGATGATCAATGTATTCAAGTAATCTTTCTCATATAGAAACGGAATGATTCCTTCCGCACTTCCCTGCTTTTCTTTAGCAATCCGTATATTAAAAGAGGAAATATCCTTTATCGCTTTAACAGACCCTTTTACTGTATTAACCTTTCCAGAGAGACCGATACGGTGACCGCCTTCTATCGTGATAAACCCCTCGCGCAGTTCGTCTTCCAGACGATAGAGGGAAAATTGACTGATCTGATTTAATAGATATATCCCGTCTTCTTTCGTCAGTATCAATCCATTCGCCCATTCATTTCGACTATCAAAAATAAGTTCAATCGGCCGGGACAGCCTTACCCTTATCTCTTGAAGACTTGTCCATCGCTCGCCGATAATGCTGGCAAGGCTTGTCCTGGACGGTTCTGAAAACAATCGTAAAATTTCTTCCACAAAACCACCCTCGCTTTTTCGAAACGCTCTAAGAGTTTCTAGAATGTAATGAAAACCAGGATTTACAACCCCTTCGTATCCCTTCTATCACTCCTACCAACAATGTATGCCGCACACCGCCAAATATGACAAACGAAAACAAGCACCATAGCAGGAAGGAAGAACCACGGAAACAGGGTCTTTAAAAGGAGGAAGCAGTACAGAGTGTTGGGGACTGCCCCCTTGAATGATTGGTTCAGCCAATCAAGAACAAAGTGCTGGTTATGGGGTCAGACTTTGATAAAAAGCAAATGAGGTTCAGAAGGGTACCTTTGCCTACTAATTTTTATATTATTTATCCCTCTGGATAGTATGGATTCGAAATAAAATGAAGTTGTTTTTTGTTTGCGGGGACTGACCCCGAGTACTGTCAGTCTTTCACTAATTTGAGGCAGAGGGCCTGTCCCTCCTCCAAAATCTGTCCGCACCAACAAAGTGCCTATAAAAAAACCAGTCCGCATTATAGGTGCGGACTGGTTTTTAATCTAGCAGTTATTTTTGTATTGGGTTAGGCGCGGGATACA
Encoded proteins:
- a CDS encoding polyprenyl synthetase family protein → MTESLEKYLKEKQLQMDEAIVGYIKKLEAPERLKAAMKYSAEAGGKRLRPILMAASCESYGGVIKTVIPAAAALEMIHTYSLIHDDLPAMDNDNIRRGKPTNHIQFDEATAILAGDGLLTYSFEIIASELAVSETKKVELIRQLADAAGPKGMVAGQVLDMQAEDKKADLEQLEQIHTLKTGRLLRFAVTAGAMIGGATTGQIASLQEYAYYLGLIFQVQDDILDVQGDPELIGKPVGSDETNLKSTYPKLLGLDGAIQQKEMYIQKAKQTLKEAGVESSVLVDITEYFGNRDR
- a CDS encoding exodeoxyribonuclease VII small subunit gives rise to the protein MSDQEISFEEAMKQLEEIVEKLEEGEVPLEKAINYYQEGMKLSKLCSDKLSNVEEQMEKIVNEQGETVPFSIQEDE
- the xseA gene encoding exodeoxyribonuclease VII large subunit; translated protein: MNDRYLTVTALTKYIKRKFEMDRHLKDVWLKAEISNFKHHSRGHMYLTLKDDHSRIQAVMFAGNNRSLKFKPENGMNVLVKGELSVYEPQGQYQLYISQMEPDGIGALYLAFEQLKEKLSKEGLFDHSVKQSIPVYPKKIGVITSPTGAAVRDIMTTLSRRYPIAKSVLFPVLVQGSQSAASIVKAIETASRMGDFDVLIVGRGGGSIEELWSFNEEIVARAIHASTVPVISAIGHETDFTISDMVADMRAATPTAAAELAVPSQAEIKERIIALDRSMDRALKSRLASAKERLGQLQRAYAFRYPAQLLRQKEQELDKFVERLGRGLSARHNSKQDSLRALHKRLMLKHPKTQTQLMGRELNQLRLRLDRAFAKEVQARQNRFQKNLDKLSLLNPLNTMKRGYSITYQQNGEVLSSTKKVQPGEQVTVKLFDGSLDCQVWGIEEEKQ
- the folD gene encoding bifunctional methylenetetrahydrofolate dehydrogenase/methenyltetrahydrofolate cyclohydrolase FolD, whose protein sequence is MGAEIIYGKELAADLRLEMKEEVKKLAEKGIIPGLTVVLIGDDPASQSYVKGKQKASDEVGVDSNLIKLPETTSQQELLNLIDDLNTDENIHGILVQLPLPGHIEEQAVIEAISPEKDVDGFHPINIGRMLTGEDTFYPCTPFGILTMLKSKNIEIAGKHAVVVGRSNIVGKPVGQLLLNEHATVTYCHSRTKDMKKYTKEADILIVAVGKQHFITAEDIKPGAVVIDVGVNRMENGKLTGDVDFEAASEKASYITPVPRGVGPMTITMLLHNTIKSAKRHHQLSR
- the nusB gene encoding transcription antitermination factor NusB, which codes for MKRRTAREKSFQILFQMDVNDIPPKEAIEHVMDGPADDAFLTDLVYGVIEHKQEIDEKIDENLENWTFNRLASVERTLLRIAAYELSYKEDVPSSVAINEAIELANSYGDEKSGRFINGVLSKMLK
- a CDS encoding Asp23/Gls24 family envelope stress response protein, coding for MDENSLLNVSEGSDLGKVEIAPEVIEVIAGIATTEIQGVYAMRGNFASGVAERFGKKSHGKGIKVELTDKGVLIDVFVVLDYGSRIPEVAQKIQTNIRQALRNMTALEIDEINIHIVGVQIDRDETEEETI
- the accC gene encoding acetyl-CoA carboxylase biotin carboxylase subunit, which gives rise to MIKKILIANRGEIAVRVIRACKELGIETVAVYSEGDKESLHVQLADEAYCIGPILSKDSYLNFTNIMSAATLTEVDAIHPGYGFLSENADFAEICKACNITFIGPSAYAIQKMGTKDVARETMKAAGVPIVPGSEGIIADEDEGRRVAKEIGYPVIIKATAGGGGKGIRVAKTEEELVKGIRVTQKEAETAFGNPGVYLEKYIEDFRHVEIQVLADNHGNAVHVGERDCTVQRRLQKLIEESPSPAITPEIRKKMGDAAVKAALAVDYSGAGTIEFIFDKKEETFYFMEMNTRIQVEHPVTEMVSGIDLIKEQINIANDQPLSFVQEDIEFEGWSIECRINAENPFKQFMPSPGKIDMYLAPGGLGVRVDSGAYPGYSIPPYYDSMIAKLIVHGADRQEAINRMRRALDEFVIEGVHTTIPFHIRMMEHPQFIDGDFNTKFLEKYTIMEDE